From a region of the Geothrix sp. 21YS21S-2 genome:
- a CDS encoding DUF4384 domain-containing protein: MLRSAAVLFLSLGLAAAPPAWVQKGGVDPEAYPAARYLTGYGLSSPGGSEAQQRSQALAMAREALAASIRTRVTSDFTSRVTQQDQHMTRFAQNLVRTRADVELDGLDTLLAWADPASRVTHALAVLDKPRALQLLGDKVDRQARECAGAFERSRAGGDVPGLLRARQLREGLEESLLVRAVLGGAATPVSCPPGADIDRELRKALAARKGLDGLVATAALDLGGGLPRGIRVLMDRITYADTPFCGSLSAYLEQALGAELVACGQVKIVDKTAAAEAIRQGNLGADYAETLRSQAVVRGTCFDLGEEVRLSLRVTAASGEELAAASFGIPAALLAKAGLKPAPDNLEDARKTLAICDARVQASSLKVKLALDRGDGGIYRKGDRLHLFLKANMDCYVKVLYHQVDGTNVVVFPNAYHPDARIQRDRLYQIPPDDDSFNLEVQEPFGVEMVKVMASTAPLDPPAAAPQGLQAVRADLASIVGHARGITLRKAEAQYAEDTAVVNTLPGGKP; encoded by the coding sequence ATGCTCCGATCCGCGGCAGTCCTGTTCCTCTCCCTGGGCCTCGCGGCGGCCCCCCCTGCCTGGGTGCAGAAGGGCGGCGTCGATCCCGAGGCCTACCCCGCGGCCCGGTACCTCACCGGCTATGGCCTCTCCAGCCCGGGCGGGTCCGAGGCCCAGCAGCGCTCCCAGGCCCTGGCCATGGCGCGCGAGGCCCTGGCGGCCTCCATCCGCACCCGGGTCACCTCCGACTTCACCAGCAGGGTCACCCAGCAGGACCAGCACATGACCCGGTTCGCCCAGAACCTCGTGCGCACCCGCGCCGACGTCGAGCTGGACGGGCTGGACACCCTCCTGGCGTGGGCCGATCCCGCGTCCAGGGTCACCCACGCCCTGGCCGTGCTGGACAAGCCCCGGGCCCTCCAGCTCCTGGGGGACAAGGTGGACCGCCAGGCCCGGGAGTGCGCCGGCGCCTTCGAGCGATCCCGGGCCGGCGGCGACGTCCCGGGGCTCCTGCGGGCGCGCCAGCTGCGCGAGGGCCTGGAGGAGTCCCTGCTGGTGCGGGCCGTGCTGGGCGGGGCGGCCACGCCGGTGTCCTGCCCCCCCGGGGCGGACATCGACCGGGAGCTGCGCAAGGCGCTGGCGGCCCGCAAGGGCCTGGACGGCCTCGTGGCCACGGCCGCCCTGGACCTGGGGGGCGGGCTGCCCCGGGGGATCCGGGTGCTCATGGATCGCATCACCTACGCCGACACCCCCTTCTGCGGGAGCCTTTCGGCCTACCTGGAACAGGCGCTGGGGGCCGAACTGGTGGCCTGCGGCCAGGTGAAGATCGTGGACAAGACCGCGGCCGCCGAGGCCATCCGCCAGGGGAACCTGGGCGCCGACTACGCCGAGACACTGCGCTCCCAGGCGGTGGTGCGCGGCACCTGCTTCGACCTGGGCGAGGAGGTGAGGCTCAGCCTGCGGGTGACGGCCGCCTCCGGCGAGGAGTTGGCGGCGGCCTCCTTCGGGATCCCCGCGGCCCTCCTGGCCAAGGCCGGACTGAAGCCGGCCCCGGACAACCTCGAGGACGCCCGGAAGACCCTGGCCATCTGCGACGCCAGGGTCCAGGCCTCCAGCCTGAAGGTGAAGCTGGCCCTGGACCGGGGCGACGGCGGCATCTACCGCAAGGGGGACCGACTCCACCTGTTCCTCAAGGCGAACATGGACTGCTACGTGAAGGTGCTCTACCACCAGGTGGACGGCACCAACGTGGTGGTCTTCCCCAACGCCTACCACCCCGACGCCCGCATCCAGCGCGACCGCCTCTACCAGATCCCCCCGGACGACGACAGCTTCAACCTGGAGGTGCAGGAGCCCTTCGGCGTGGAGATGGTGAAGGTCATGGCGTCCACCGCCCCGCTGGACCCGCCCGCGGCCGCGCCCCAGGGGCTCCAGGCCGTGCGCGCGGACC
- a CDS encoding N-acetyltransferase: protein MSVLRPAEPRDAAPLAALAERAFRDAFAAENTPGDMDLHCRASYGEAIQAREFRDPGLATLVWEHEGGLGGFVQLRGGPAPACVPGSSPWEILRLYVDRAWHGRGVAQSLMGTAIALAEAGGADQVWLGVWERNPRAIAFYRKWGFEAVGEHVFVVGTDPQRDLVMTRSALPPADRPDPAGP, encoded by the coding sequence ATGTCCGTCCTCCGCCCAGCCGAACCCCGCGACGCCGCGCCCCTGGCGGCCCTGGCCGAGCGCGCCTTCCGGGACGCCTTCGCCGCCGAGAATACGCCCGGTGACATGGATCTCCACTGCCGGGCCTCGTACGGCGAGGCGATCCAGGCCCGGGAATTCCGGGATCCGGGGCTCGCCACCCTGGTGTGGGAGCACGAGGGGGGCCTGGGCGGCTTCGTCCAGCTGCGGGGGGGACCCGCCCCGGCCTGCGTTCCCGGTTCGAGCCCCTGGGAGATCCTGCGCCTCTACGTGGACCGGGCATGGCACGGCAGGGGCGTGGCCCAGAGCCTCATGGGCACGGCCATCGCCCTGGCGGAGGCGGGCGGCGCGGACCAGGTGTGGCTGGGCGTGTGGGAGCGCAACCCTCGAGCCATCGCGTTCTACCGGAAATGGGGGTTCGAGGCGGTGGGGGAGCACGTCTTCGTCGTGGGGACGGATCCCCAGCGGGACCTCGTCATGACCCGGTCCGCGCTGCCCCCGGCGGACCGTCCCGACCCCGCGGGCCCATGA
- a CDS encoding DUF4337 domain-containing protein, whose protein sequence is MPDALEPIQNEVQDHAGDSRFNGFIALFVAVVATFMALCNVKDGNVVQAMQQSQARAVDQWAYYQSKSTKQHIAENSADLLRAVLESAPAMRPEAKARVEARIAAQEAAAKKADAEKTQIRAEAEQAARDYDAMNVHDDQFDLAEACLSVGIALAGVTALTRKRWLFRVAMVFAGLGFLFGLAGFLHWNLHSDFMAKVLG, encoded by the coding sequence ATGCCCGATGCCCTCGAACCCATCCAGAACGAAGTGCAGGACCATGCCGGAGACAGCCGGTTCAACGGGTTCATCGCCCTCTTCGTGGCCGTGGTGGCCACCTTCATGGCCCTGTGCAACGTCAAGGACGGCAACGTCGTCCAGGCCATGCAGCAGTCCCAGGCCCGCGCCGTGGACCAGTGGGCCTACTACCAGAGCAAGAGCACCAAGCAGCACATCGCCGAGAATTCCGCCGACCTCCTCCGCGCCGTCCTGGAGTCCGCCCCCGCCATGCGGCCCGAGGCCAAGGCGCGCGTGGAGGCCCGCATCGCCGCCCAGGAGGCCGCCGCGAAGAAGGCCGATGCGGAGAAGACCCAGATCAGGGCCGAAGCGGAACAGGCCGCCAGGGACTACGATGCCATGAACGTCCACGACGACCAGTTCGACCTGGCGGAGGCGTGCCTGAGCGTCGGCATCGCGCTGGCGGGCGTCACGGCCCTCACCCGGAAGCGGTGGCTCTTCAGGGTGGCCATGGTCTTCGCGGGCCTGGGCTTCCTGTTCGGGCTGGCCGGGTTCCTGCACTGGAACCTGCACTCGGACTTCATGGCCAAGGTGCTCGGCTAG
- a CDS encoding TrpB-like pyridoxal phosphate-dependent enzyme has translation MLQTRFDLTQKDIPGQWYNIAADFPEPMAPPLHPGTREPVGPEALLAIFPEALVHQEASTERHIAIPDEVREILALWRPTPLFRAVRLEKLLDTPAHIYYKYEGVSPAGSHKPNTAVPQVWYNKQEGVKHIATETGAGQWGSSVAFACKLMGLDCKVWMVKVSYHQKPYRRMLMETYDAKVYSSPSDQTAFGRSILEKDPHCAGSLGIAISEAIEATVTTPGTKYSLGSVLNHVCLHQTVIGQEAIAQMELAGEYPDIVIGCAGGGSNFAGIAFPFLQQKIRDKRPTRIVAVEPSACPTLTRGELRYDFGDMAKMTPLMMMYTLGSDFMPPSIHAGGLRYHGMAPTVSHALKLGLIEATAVKQREVFSASATFARTEGLLPAPESGHAIAAAIREALAAREEGRKKVIVFNMSGHGMLDLAAYEAYFDGDLQDV, from the coding sequence TTGCTGCAGACCCGTTTCGACCTCACCCAGAAGGACATCCCCGGGCAGTGGTACAACATCGCCGCGGACTTCCCCGAGCCCATGGCCCCCCCGCTCCACCCGGGGACGAGGGAACCCGTGGGGCCCGAGGCGCTCCTGGCCATCTTCCCCGAGGCCCTGGTGCACCAGGAGGCCAGCACCGAGCGCCACATCGCCATCCCCGACGAAGTGCGGGAGATCCTTGCCCTCTGGCGCCCCACGCCCCTGTTCCGGGCGGTGCGGCTGGAGAAGCTCCTGGATACGCCGGCCCACATCTACTACAAGTACGAGGGCGTGAGCCCCGCCGGCAGCCACAAGCCCAACACCGCCGTGCCCCAGGTCTGGTACAACAAGCAGGAGGGGGTCAAGCACATCGCCACCGAGACCGGGGCGGGGCAGTGGGGGTCCAGCGTGGCTTTCGCCTGCAAGCTCATGGGCCTGGACTGCAAGGTGTGGATGGTGAAGGTGAGCTACCACCAGAAGCCCTACCGGCGGATGCTCATGGAGACCTACGACGCCAAGGTCTACTCCAGCCCCAGCGACCAGACCGCCTTCGGACGCAGCATCCTGGAGAAGGACCCCCACTGCGCCGGCAGCCTGGGCATCGCCATCAGCGAGGCCATCGAGGCCACCGTCACCACCCCCGGGACCAAGTACTCCCTGGGCAGCGTGCTGAACCACGTATGCCTCCACCAGACCGTCATCGGGCAGGAGGCCATCGCCCAGATGGAACTGGCCGGGGAGTACCCCGACATCGTCATCGGCTGCGCCGGCGGCGGCAGCAACTTCGCGGGCATCGCCTTCCCCTTCCTCCAGCAGAAGATCCGGGACAAGCGCCCCACCCGCATCGTCGCCGTGGAGCCCTCGGCCTGCCCGACCCTGACCCGGGGCGAGCTGCGCTACGACTTCGGGGACATGGCGAAAATGACGCCCCTGATGATGATGTACACCCTGGGCTCGGACTTCATGCCCCCCAGCATCCACGCCGGCGGCCTCCGGTACCACGGCATGGCCCCCACCGTCAGCCACGCCCTGAAGCTGGGCCTCATCGAGGCCACCGCCGTCAAGCAGCGCGAAGTCTTCAGCGCCTCGGCCACCTTTGCCAGGACGGAAGGCCTGCTCCCCGCCCCCGAGTCCGGCCACGCCATCGCCGCCGCGATCCGGGAGGCCCTGGCCGCCAGGGAGGAAGGAAGGAAGAAGGTCATCGTGTTCAACATGTCGGGGCACGGCATGCTGGACCTGGCGGCCTACGAGGCCTACTTCGACGGGGATCTGCAGGACGTCTAG